The DNA window GGCGGCGACGAGCTGAACTGGATCCGCAAGGGACTCAACTACGGCTGGCCGGTCATCACCTACGGGATGAATTACAACGGCACGCCGATCACCGGAATCACGGAAAAGGAAGGCATGGAGCAACCGGTGACCTACTGGGTTCCCAGTATCGCGACCTGCGGGCTCGACTTCTACACCGGTGACCGCTTCCCCGAGTGGAAGAACGACCTTTTCGCCGGCGCCCTCGCCCAGAAGGAGGTGCGGAGGCTGCGTATCAAGGACCACAAGGTTGTCGAAGAGGAAGTCATCCTCAAGGACCTCGGCCGCGTCCGCGATGTGACCGACGGACCTGACGGCTATCTCTACGTGATCCTGAACGATCCGGATTCCATCCTGCGCCTGGCGCCAGCCGAATGATCCGACCGGCACTCCTCAGCCTGCTGCTTGCCGCCGCGGTTGCCCCGGCGGCCGCGGCCGGATCGTTGCCGAACATCCTGATCATCTTCGCCGACGACCTCGGCTACGGAGATGTCGGCTGCTACAATCCCGAGTCCAAGGTCGCGACTCCCAGCATCGACCGCCTCGCCAGCCAAGGACTGCGTTTCACCGACGCCCACAGTCCGTCCACGGTCTGTACACCTTCGCGCTACAGCCTGTTCACCGGCCGCATGGCGTTCCGCACCGGCTTGAAGGGCGTCTTCACCGGAGCGGGCGGCCCCAACATGATCGAGGCCGACCGGCTGACCCTGCCCGGCATGCTGAAGGAAAAGGGCTACCTCACGGCGCTCATCGGCAAATGGCACGTCGGACTGACTTTCCGGGACTCGGAGGGCAAGCCGATCTCCGATGGCGGACCGGAAGGGGAAAAGCGAATCGATTACAGCCGGCCGATCACCGACTCGCCGGTGCACCGGGGCTTTGACGAGTTCTTCGGCACCGCCTGCTGCCCGACAACTGACTGGATCTACGCCTACATCGAGGACGACCGGGTGCCGAATCCACCGGTGGCGCCAATCGACAAGTCAACCATCCCCGAGAACCCCTACACCAAGGATTGCCGTCCCGGCCGCATCGCGCCGGACTTCAAGATGGACGAAGTCGACCTGAAGTTTCTCGATCGCAGCCTCCGCTTTCTGGACAAACACAAAAGCGAGCGTCCGGACCAGCCGTTCTTCCTCGTCCACTCGACCCAGGCGGTCCATCTGCCATCGATCCCCGCGCCCGAGTTCGTCGGCAAAAGCGGACTCGGAGCGCATGGAGACTTCATCATGGAACTGGACGCCATCGTCGGCCGGTTGATGACGAAACTCGACGAACTCGGCATGTCCGAGAACACGATCGTGATGCTCAGCAGCGACAATGGCCCGGAGATCGCACCGATCGTCAATATGCGGGCGGATCACGGCCACGATGGC is part of the Haloferula helveola genome and encodes:
- a CDS encoding sulfatase-like hydrolase/transferase, which codes for MIRPALLSLLLAAAVAPAAAAGSLPNILIIFADDLGYGDVGCYNPESKVATPSIDRLASQGLRFTDAHSPSTVCTPSRYSLFTGRMAFRTGLKGVFTGAGGPNMIEADRLTLPGMLKEKGYLTALIGKWHVGLTFRDSEGKPISDGGPEGEKRIDYSRPITDSPVHRGFDEFFGTACCPTTDWIYAYIEDDRVPNPPVAPIDKSTIPENPYTKDCRPGRIAPDFKMDEVDLKFLDRSLRFLDKHKSERPDQPFFLVHSTQAVHLPSIPAPEFVGKSGLGAHGDFIMELDAIVGRLMTKLDELGMSENTIVMLSSDNGPEIAPIVNMRADHGHDGARPWRGMKRDQWEGGHRVPFIVRWQGEIEAGSETSQTTCLTDIMATCASIIGYQLPNDAAEDSFDLLPLLKDPDLKDPIRPFTIHQTNRLELAIRSGKWKYLDHRGSGGNDYRKKPQLTPYILPEKAPDAPGQLYDMEKDPGETENLYLKHPEKVRELKEALERLKSSGRSAPLRSSPDE